Proteins encoded together in one Thermococcus gammatolerans EJ3 window:
- a CDS encoding M20 family metallopeptidase — protein MELELLKKLVSIPSRFGEEDKISNFIGSFLEEHGLSVEYQEVEGFGSNVISRIKGKRLTVVLNGHMDTVGLGSGWTRNPWGELDGDRFYGLGSADMKGGLAALMAAFVEASYLPRRKRPTVLFTAVVDEEGYSRGAWKLIEENKVKDANLVLIAEPTGENLMLGARGRYVIRLRVRGKKAHAARPENGINAIEEMSKLLAFLPRIKTKKHVRLGSGSYCTLYAHGEADGLSVPEEAEAIVDRHVVIGEDWERVVGELRKAAEKVGMRGELEISKFPRPTPEMLPYLVRENNRFVSMMSRIHSILWGRTPEKIYGKSVGDFNYFGTYLGVPTIVFGPIGGNWHGADEWVSVSSVERVKGTYLEFLRVLGSGKRLAELVEMKDYVPS, from the coding sequence ATGGAGTTAGAGTTACTAAAAAAACTTGTATCAATTCCCTCCCGTTTTGGAGAGGAAGATAAAATTTCGAACTTCATTGGTTCGTTTCTTGAGGAACATGGGCTCTCCGTTGAGTATCAGGAGGTCGAAGGTTTTGGTAGCAACGTTATATCACGGATCAAGGGAAAGAGGCTAACCGTCGTTCTCAACGGTCACATGGATACCGTCGGCCTTGGCTCGGGCTGGACGAGAAACCCGTGGGGCGAGCTCGACGGCGATCGTTTCTACGGCCTGGGAAGTGCTGACATGAAGGGTGGTCTCGCCGCGCTCATGGCAGCCTTCGTTGAGGCCTCATACCTCCCCCGGAGGAAAAGGCCTACGGTGCTCTTCACGGCGGTCGTCGACGAGGAGGGCTATTCCCGGGGTGCCTGGAAGCTCATCGAGGAGAACAAGGTTAAGGACGCGAACCTCGTTCTCATAGCCGAGCCAACCGGGGAGAACCTGATGCTCGGTGCTCGGGGCAGGTACGTGATCCGGTTGAGGGTCAGGGGGAAGAAGGCGCACGCCGCACGGCCCGAGAACGGAATAAACGCGATTGAGGAAATGTCCAAGCTCCTGGCGTTCCTCCCGAGAATAAAGACGAAGAAGCACGTCCGTCTCGGTTCCGGTTCGTATTGCACACTCTACGCCCACGGCGAGGCGGACGGGCTGAGCGTTCCGGAGGAGGCCGAGGCGATAGTCGACAGGCACGTCGTGATCGGTGAGGACTGGGAGAGGGTCGTTGGAGAGCTCAGAAAGGCCGCGGAGAAGGTTGGGATGAGAGGGGAGCTGGAGATATCCAAATTCCCCCGCCCCACCCCCGAGATGCTGCCATACCTCGTTCGCGAGAACAACAGGTTCGTCTCGATGATGTCGCGGATCCATTCGATCCTCTGGGGCAGAACTCCCGAGAAAATCTACGGAAAGAGCGTCGGCGACTTCAACTACTTCGGCACCTATCTGGGAGTCCCGACGATAGTCTTTGGCCCAATCGGCGGCAACTGGCACGGGGCCGATGAGTGGGTGAGCGTTTCCTCAGTTGAGCGCGTCAAGGGCACCTACCTGGAGTTCCTCAGAGTACTGGGCAGCGGTAAAAGGCTCGCCGAACTCGTGGAGATGAAGGACTACGTACCTTCCTAG
- a CDS encoding transglutaminase-like domain-containing protein yields the protein MGAISKAMRLLSWVLVLLLLGVTLDVSLNDGALTKKYLPRPVLDEFEGLRERVASRAEDYLVTEAFERYLNDPNELSVLRNISVALKGEDAVSSAWNVLTWEDEHLNYDRNRTEPMFIPPSEFISRGRGICGDYALLTAGLLLVMNHSPVYVLSIEFNDSDVGHLTAAVSVNGRYLVADQHPPLMDLGAYYRHWALYVDDPAHISRATVYVLSWRGGRIVMERYSELSWRDFLAQDYNMSERDLKSMSEELVRSFELRYNVVPDPTLPRIADEGVSERYHWVSLWQGIFPGYADYYLPITRDEMVDYMLDQMGTQSELGKKLRESRAFWLELSKSGVNLTLTLYLAG from the coding sequence ATGGGGGCAATCTCAAAGGCTATGCGGCTTCTATCATGGGTTTTAGTACTGCTTCTCCTCGGGGTTACCCTTGACGTTTCCCTGAACGACGGCGCTCTAACCAAGAAGTACCTCCCCCGCCCGGTTCTTGATGAGTTTGAGGGGCTTCGGGAGCGGGTTGCGTCCCGCGCTGAGGACTACCTCGTAACCGAGGCCTTTGAGCGCTACCTCAACGATCCTAACGAACTCTCCGTGCTCAGGAACATCTCCGTTGCCCTCAAGGGAGAGGACGCCGTGAGCTCCGCATGGAACGTTCTTACCTGGGAGGACGAGCACCTCAATTACGATCGCAACAGAACTGAACCGATGTTCATACCGCCCTCAGAGTTCATCTCCCGGGGCAGGGGAATATGCGGCGATTACGCACTACTGACCGCAGGGCTTCTCCTGGTTATGAACCACTCCCCGGTTTACGTTCTCTCGATAGAGTTCAATGATTCAGACGTTGGTCACCTGACCGCTGCCGTATCTGTAAACGGCCGATACCTCGTTGCGGATCAGCACCCGCCCCTTATGGATCTTGGGGCCTATTACCGCCACTGGGCGCTCTACGTTGATGATCCCGCCCACATATCCCGCGCCACCGTCTATGTGCTCTCCTGGAGAGGGGGCAGAATCGTTATGGAAAGGTACAGCGAGCTCTCCTGGAGAGATTTTCTGGCACAGGACTACAACATGAGCGAGCGGGATCTCAAATCCATGTCGGAGGAGCTCGTAAGGTCTTTTGAATTGAGGTACAACGTGGTTCCCGATCCCACGCTCCCCAGAATAGCGGATGAAGGTGTATCGGAGCGCTATCACTGGGTATCCCTCTGGCAGGGCATTTTCCCTGGTTACGCCGACTACTACCTGCCTATCACCCGCGATGAGATGGTCGATTACATGCTCGATCAGATGGGGACCCAGAGTGAGCTTGGCAAAAAACTTCGCGAGTCCCGTGCCTTCTGGCTTGAGCTCTCCAAGAGCGGGGTTAACCTGACGCTGACCCTCTATCTGGCAGGATAG
- a CDS encoding type II toxin-antitoxin system HicB family antitoxin, which translates to MIVKFEVYFDGEYWCAKGIDDDIFTQGKTLDELMENIREAVEVHFS; encoded by the coding sequence ATGATAGTCAAGTTCGAGGTATATTTCGACGGTGAGTACTGGTGTGCCAAAGGCATAGATGATGATATCTTCACCCAGGGGAAGACCCTCGATGAGCTTATGGAGAACATAAGGGAAGCCGTTGAAGTGCACTTTTCTTGA
- a CDS encoding aldolase — protein sequence MSRIAKRQLVLYSRKAHERGLTAAFGGNLSVRVGNLVFIKATGAVMDEMTDEQVAVIDLSGNQLSDVRPSSEYRLHLAVYRVRPDVKAIAHLHPPYSIVASTLLKGELPIITPEAEIYLKRIPIAPFRPAGTEELAEVTAEALKEADAVLMAKHGIVTVGKSLREAFYKAELVEESAKLWYLRGNERKN from the coding sequence ATGAGCCGAATAGCAAAACGCCAGCTCGTTCTCTACTCGAGGAAGGCCCACGAGCGCGGTTTAACTGCAGCTTTCGGCGGGAACCTGAGCGTCCGCGTCGGAAATTTGGTATTCATCAAGGCGACCGGAGCGGTTATGGACGAGATGACCGATGAGCAGGTGGCCGTGATAGACCTCAGCGGAAATCAGCTCTCGGACGTTAGGCCCTCCTCCGAGTACAGGCTTCATCTGGCCGTTTACAGGGTAAGGCCTGACGTTAAGGCAATAGCTCACCTCCACCCTCCGTACTCGATAGTCGCCTCGACCCTGCTCAAGGGAGAACTGCCGATAATAACGCCCGAGGCCGAGATATACCTGAAGAGGATTCCAATTGCACCCTTCCGCCCGGCGGGCACAGAGGAGCTCGCGGAGGTCACGGCAGAAGCCTTGAAGGAGGCGGACGCGGTCTTGATGGCGAAGCACGGAATCGTGACCGTCGGAAAAAGCCTGAGGGAAGCTTTTTACAAGGCGGAGCTGGTCGAGGAGAGCGCCAAACTCTGGTACCTGAGGGGAAATGAGCGGAAAAATTAA
- a CDS encoding UPF0147 family protein yields MSELIQQIVQVLKEQVVQDTVVPRNIRRAAEQAIEILLDESKEPAVRAADAIAILEEISEDPNMPMHTRTIIWEVLGALEQVK; encoded by the coding sequence ATGAGCGAGCTGATTCAGCAGATCGTGCAGGTTCTCAAGGAGCAGGTCGTTCAGGACACCGTTGTTCCCCGGAACATAAGGCGCGCCGCCGAGCAGGCCATAGAGATTCTCTTGGATGAGAGCAAGGAGCCCGCCGTCAGGGCGGCGGATGCCATAGCCATCCTCGAGGAGATCAGTGAAGACCCCAACATGCCCATGCACACGAGGACCATCATCTGGGAGGTTCTCGGTGCCCTTGAGCAGGTGAAGTGA
- a CDS encoding basic amino acid ABC transporter substrate-binding protein, with amino-acid sequence MDGKIIGGLLVLMLAAAVASSGCISGGSKEKVLVVGTSADFPPFEYKDPQTGNITGFDIELIKMVAKKAGYDKVEIKDMDFDSLIPALQTGKVDVVIAGMTITEKRKQVVDFSIPYWKADQAVVVRKDSSITVSSLDDLKGKVIGVEKGTTGAIYIKDNLGDQVTLKEYNSYVAALQALLNGQVDVLVIDSPVANMFTNKYDVKVVYTINTNEHYGIAVKKGNKELLDKINKALQDIMNSPDWNKLVEKYFGS; translated from the coding sequence ATGGACGGGAAAATTATCGGTGGGCTTTTGGTTTTAATGCTGGCTGCCGCGGTTGCCTCCAGCGGTTGCATCAGTGGCGGCTCAAAGGAGAAGGTTTTGGTCGTTGGGACCAGCGCCGACTTTCCGCCGTTCGAGTATAAAGACCCGCAGACCGGGAACATAACGGGCTTTGACATAGAACTCATCAAGATGGTGGCCAAAAAAGCGGGCTACGACAAAGTTGAGATAAAGGACATGGACTTCGATTCCCTAATCCCGGCCCTTCAGACAGGGAAGGTTGACGTCGTAATAGCCGGAATGACCATAACCGAGAAGCGCAAGCAGGTCGTTGATTTCAGCATTCCCTACTGGAAGGCGGATCAGGCCGTCGTCGTCAGGAAGGACTCAAGCATCACGGTCAGCTCCCTTGACGACCTGAAGGGTAAGGTGATAGGCGTCGAAAAGGGAACAACCGGCGCGATTTACATTAAGGACAACCTCGGGGATCAGGTCACGCTCAAGGAGTACAACAGCTACGTCGCGGCGCTTCAGGCCCTCCTGAACGGTCAGGTTGACGTCCTCGTCATAGACTCGCCCGTTGCCAACATGTTCACCAACAAGTACGACGTCAAGGTTGTCTACACAATAAACACGAACGAGCACTACGGAATAGCTGTTAAGAAGGGCAACAAGGAGCTCCTCGACAAGATAAACAAGGCCCTCCAGGATATCATGAACTCGCCCGATTGGAACAAGCTCGTTGAGAAGTACTTTGGAAGCTGA
- a CDS encoding amino acid ABC transporter permease yields MPRLITSTSVPLDIALRMLLNGAKTTIVLSVFSILLGLLIGLPVALMETYGGKTLRRVAMVYEGTLRGIPLLAIYFVIFYSMPMLIGLGLSPFLAAVVGLGIRSSAYQSQIFRSGIQAVDEGQIEAALSLGMSQWQIIRHIVLPQALRMSIPAWMNEYVIVLKDTSIALALGIVELTRQATYLVSITAEPFRYYGLAALFYLAMVLPLTYLANWMGKRYGIKGTGGAMDVRL; encoded by the coding sequence GTGCCACGCTTGATTACCTCCACGAGCGTTCCGTTAGACATTGCCCTCAGAATGCTCCTGAACGGTGCTAAAACGACGATAGTCCTGTCGGTGTTCTCGATCCTTCTCGGCCTTCTCATAGGTCTCCCCGTCGCACTGATGGAAACCTACGGGGGTAAAACCCTGAGGCGGGTCGCGATGGTTTACGAGGGGACGCTGAGGGGGATCCCACTCCTCGCGATATACTTCGTGATCTTCTACTCGATGCCGATGCTCATCGGTTTGGGGCTCTCACCGTTCTTAGCCGCCGTCGTCGGCCTTGGGATACGCTCATCGGCCTATCAATCCCAGATATTCAGGAGCGGCATACAGGCGGTTGATGAAGGGCAGATAGAGGCGGCGCTCTCGCTCGGAATGAGCCAGTGGCAGATAATAAGGCACATCGTTCTTCCGCAGGCGCTGAGAATGTCTATTCCAGCCTGGATGAACGAGTACGTCATAGTCCTGAAGGACACGTCAATAGCACTGGCCCTCGGCATAGTGGAGCTCACGAGGCAGGCAACTTACCTCGTTTCGATCACGGCGGAGCCCTTCAGGTACTACGGACTGGCGGCGCTGTTCTACCTCGCGATGGTTCTGCCCCTGACTTACCTCGCGAACTGGATGGGTAAGAGGTACGGAATAAAGGGAACCGGAGGGGCGATGGATGTCAGACTCTGA
- a CDS encoding amino acid ABC transporter ATP-binding protein, translating to MSDSDRVLIIRNLTKRFGEKPVLKGISFEVERGETKVIIGPSGAGKSTLLRCINRLIEPDGGEIIFNGTNILERGVDIRKIRAKIGFVFQHFNLFKHLTALENVKIGLKVVRGMSDEEAEKKAIKALRMVHLEEDAFHKYPAQLSGGQQQRVAIARALAMEPEIILFDEPTSALDPQLAGEVLDVMRELAKKKVTMLVVTHEIGFALNAADEVLFFYDGVIWEKGKPEEILYNPKRKETREFLKRIADLSVGGP from the coding sequence ATGTCAGACTCTGATAGGGTTCTGATCATAAGGAACCTCACGAAAAGGTTCGGCGAAAAACCCGTTCTGAAGGGGATCTCCTTCGAAGTTGAGAGGGGAGAGACAAAGGTCATCATCGGGCCCAGCGGGGCCGGAAAGAGCACCCTCCTCAGGTGCATAAACAGACTCATTGAGCCAGATGGGGGGGAGATAATATTCAACGGAACCAACATCCTGGAAAGGGGTGTGGACATAAGGAAGATTCGAGCCAAGATAGGCTTCGTCTTCCAGCACTTCAACCTGTTCAAGCACCTCACCGCCCTTGAAAACGTTAAAATCGGCCTCAAGGTCGTCAGGGGGATGAGCGACGAAGAAGCCGAGAAGAAGGCAATCAAAGCCCTCAGGATGGTCCACCTGGAGGAGGACGCGTTCCACAAGTACCCGGCCCAGCTCTCGGGCGGCCAGCAGCAGCGCGTTGCAATAGCGAGGGCACTGGCAATGGAGCCTGAGATAATCCTCTTCGACGAGCCGACCTCGGCCTTAGACCCTCAGCTGGCCGGAGAGGTGCTCGACGTCATGCGCGAGCTCGCGAAGAAGAAGGTCACCATGCTCGTCGTGACCCATGAGATAGGCTTCGCCCTCAACGCCGCCGACGAGGTGCTCTTCTTTTACGACGGTGTAATCTGGGAGAAGGGAAAGCCGGAGGAGATCCTCTACAACCCGAAGAGGAAGGAAACCAGGGAGTTCCTGAAGAGGATAGCTGATCTCTCGGTGGGGGGACCGTGA
- a CDS encoding amino acid ABC transporter permease gives MARTYGGRLSRALSATYIELIRGTPMLLQLYIIGFGLPLVIRDHFPNFVMDPTVAAALGMVINSAAYQAEYIRGAFNSIEYGQVEAALSLGMTKWEIIRHVIFPQAFRIMLPSWTNEMVYLLKYSSLAMLLAVPELMYEASVAASQTFLYAQIYLVVAGIYLVFATLIIGIMRKVELKLHIPGVTTIKR, from the coding sequence GTGGCCAGAACCTACGGGGGGAGGCTTTCAAGGGCACTCTCGGCAACCTACATCGAGCTCATCAGGGGAACGCCAATGCTCCTCCAGCTCTACATAATCGGCTTCGGGCTCCCGCTTGTGATAAGGGACCACTTCCCGAACTTCGTCATGGATCCAACGGTGGCGGCGGCCCTAGGGATGGTCATCAACAGCGCGGCCTACCAGGCGGAGTACATAAGGGGTGCCTTCAACTCCATCGAGTACGGCCAGGTTGAGGCGGCCCTCTCACTGGGGATGACGAAATGGGAGATAATAAGGCACGTGATCTTCCCGCAGGCCTTCAGAATAATGCTCCCGAGCTGGACCAACGAGATGGTCTACCTGCTCAAGTACTCATCGCTGGCGATGCTCTTAGCTGTCCCGGAGCTGATGTACGAGGCGAGCGTGGCAGCGTCCCAGACATTCCTCTACGCCCAGATATACCTCGTCGTCGCTGGGATCTACCTCGTTTTCGCCACCCTGATAATAGGGATAATGAGGAAGGTGGAGCTCAAGCTCCACATACCGGGCGTCACCACGATAAAAAGGTAG
- the cobO gene encoding cob(I)yrinic acid a,c-diamide adenosyltransferase — protein sequence MTWKDKLGLVHIYTGNGKGKTTAAFGLAVRMLGSGGKVAIVQFMKAPKAYGEQKKIEECGALIESFGLPKFVHGKPTEEDIEAAKRALARAKELASSGEWDLVIVDEVCVALGFNMLDVGEVRELIKSKAPHTELVLTGRYCPEELFELADYVTEMREIKHPYQRGVIARRGVEY from the coding sequence GTGACCTGGAAAGACAAGCTCGGACTGGTGCACATCTACACTGGCAACGGGAAGGGAAAAACTACCGCCGCTTTTGGCCTGGCCGTTAGAATGCTCGGTTCCGGCGGAAAGGTCGCGATAGTTCAGTTCATGAAGGCTCCGAAGGCCTACGGGGAGCAGAAGAAGATAGAGGAGTGTGGAGCTTTGATAGAGTCCTTCGGCCTGCCGAAGTTCGTTCACGGCAAACCGACGGAGGAGGACATTGAGGCGGCAAAGAGGGCCCTCGCAAGGGCAAAGGAGCTCGCCTCAAGCGGTGAGTGGGATCTGGTGATCGTCGACGAAGTCTGCGTCGCCCTCGGCTTCAACATGCTGGACGTTGGGGAGGTCAGGGAGCTGATAAAAAGCAAAGCACCCCACACCGAGCTCGTCCTGACGGGCCGCTACTGCCCTGAGGAGCTCTTCGAGCTGGCAGACTACGTTACTGAGATGAGGGAAATAAAGCACCCCTACCAGAGGGGTGTGATAGCGAGGAGGGGCGTGGAGTACTGA
- a CDS encoding DUF835 domain-containing protein, which translates to MVMIRSLWYFIRDLTVLILSLGIVFLLLSIGKNTKKNLGSRYFVLSFNVLVASFILVAIAEFIGVLLRTDVLWGNKLMMDVRSVILTLGAVLLFVSSIMVYLPFSRNEYTIVPIVTEPLNPSIYGAYWGDEKGASKAFVRLVKSLHLPAIVLSRDPPEVFRSKLGLKLVPVIWISKVSHEDAVDPRRLPYLLDRILNFLKSTETDKVVHIDCIEYLMLENGDEAMLKFVTKLKDLASLHRGIVIISIEKSAIDERTYHVLASELRPVEELEKMLG; encoded by the coding sequence ATGGTAATGATCCGCTCCCTCTGGTATTTTATCAGAGATCTCACAGTCCTCATCCTCTCCCTCGGAATAGTCTTTCTCCTTCTCTCGATAGGCAAGAACACGAAGAAAAACCTCGGGAGCAGGTACTTCGTCCTGAGCTTCAACGTTCTCGTGGCCTCGTTCATCCTGGTGGCCATTGCCGAGTTCATCGGCGTCCTGCTGAGGACGGACGTGCTCTGGGGAAATAAGTTGATGATGGATGTTAGATCGGTGATCCTGACCCTCGGGGCGGTTCTCCTCTTCGTCTCCTCCATAATGGTGTACCTGCCCTTCTCCCGCAACGAGTACACGATAGTACCGATAGTCACCGAGCCCCTGAACCCTTCAATCTACGGGGCCTACTGGGGGGACGAGAAAGGGGCCTCAAAGGCCTTCGTCAGGCTCGTCAAAAGCCTCCACCTGCCGGCGATAGTGCTGAGCAGGGATCCGCCGGAGGTCTTCCGCTCCAAACTCGGCCTGAAGCTCGTTCCGGTCATCTGGATATCCAAGGTCAGCCACGAGGATGCAGTTGATCCGAGGAGGCTCCCCTACCTCCTCGACCGCATCCTCAACTTTCTAAAGTCCACCGAGACCGACAAGGTCGTTCACATCGACTGCATTGAGTACCTGATGCTCGAGAACGGGGACGAGGCGATGCTCAAGTTCGTGACGAAGCTCAAGGATCTGGCGTCCCTGCACAGGGGGATAGTGATAATCTCCATTGAAAAAAGTGCAATCGACGAGAGAACGTACCACGTGCTTGCCTCCGAGCTCAGACCCGTTGAAGAGCTTGAGAAGATGCTGGGATGA
- the taw3 gene encoding tRNA(Phe) 7-((3-amino-3-carboxypropyl)-4-demethylwyosine(37)-N(4))-methyltransferase Taw3 yields the protein MKAKREALVSLFTAMREGKVDEDIIDLLLLINSIRGIYTTSSCSGRIGIIEEPALGAKPLSRWLIKVHREMEFEEAKRALEKAREGLIFLKSQPPIFHVVAEDLERAKKLHELGLASGFKYTTFKVISNRYLVEINATEYLTAPLGRDGEILVSDDYLHFAIEIGNSMLRRSKGRLPRLMKNFEKLREELGEDELFYELAEEFGIESAV from the coding sequence ATGAAGGCAAAGCGGGAAGCGCTGGTCAGCCTCTTCACGGCAATGAGAGAGGGCAAAGTCGACGAGGACATAATAGACCTCCTCCTGCTCATCAACTCAATCAGGGGAATCTACACGACGAGCTCATGCTCGGGCAGGATAGGAATCATCGAGGAGCCTGCCCTGGGGGCCAAACCCCTTAGCAGGTGGCTGATCAAGGTTCACCGCGAGATGGAGTTTGAAGAGGCAAAGAGGGCTCTAGAAAAGGCGAGAGAAGGCTTAATCTTTCTCAAAAGCCAACCCCCGATTTTTCACGTTGTGGCTGAAGACCTTGAGAGGGCCAAAAAGCTCCACGAGCTCGGTTTAGCCAGCGGTTTCAAGTATACGACATTCAAGGTAATCTCCAACCGCTACCTCGTCGAGATAAACGCCACTGAGTATCTAACCGCTCCACTTGGTAGGGATGGAGAAATCCTCGTCAGCGACGACTACCTGCACTTCGCCATTGAAATCGGCAACTCGATGTTGAGACGCTCGAAGGGCAGGCTTCCGAGGCTGATGAAGAACTTTGAAAAACTCCGGGAGGAGCTCGGGGAGGATGAGCTCTTCTACGAGCTGGCGGAGGAGTTTGGAATAGAGTCTGCAGTTTAA
- a CDS encoding PIN domain-containing protein — MEVLKRLEKLFKVEPLDNVIILTASKIYRHLKRKGELIDDADILIGATAIAKGYTVWTTNIDHFERMRDFGVKLYKPRKR; from the coding sequence GTGGAAGTTCTTAAGAGGCTGGAGAAGCTGTTCAAGGTTGAGCCCCTTGACAACGTAATAATCCTCACGGCCTCGAAAATATACAGGCACTTGAAGAGGAAAGGAGAGCTAATCGATGACGCTGATATACTCATCGGCGCCACCGCGATAGCTAAAGGCTATACCGTGTGGACCACGAACATTGACCATTTTGAGAGGATGAGGGACTTTGGGGTGAAATTGTACAAACCCCGAAAGAGGTGA
- a CDS encoding lipoate--protein ligase family protein: protein MRFIPLIVARPEVQMAIDEAIMIARIEGKVPDTVRLYAFSPSSVTIGRFQSVVHDVNLEEAKKLNIPVVRRITGGGSVFHDEFGEITYSVVVGENFHPALKNVETSYRYLAGPLVDALGDLGLNAGFSGLNDIVANGKKISGSAQTRRKGVILQHGTFMYATRVDVLGRVLRVSKAKLADKGVSSIWERVTTLEREGIKLNRWEAYELLKESFFRAFELEEGELTDYELELAEELIEKRYGNPEWNEMK, encoded by the coding sequence ATGCGCTTCATCCCGCTCATAGTTGCCAGGCCCGAGGTTCAGATGGCGATAGACGAGGCGATAATGATTGCCAGAATCGAGGGGAAGGTTCCCGACACGGTAAGGCTTTACGCCTTCTCGCCGAGCTCCGTGACGATAGGGCGCTTCCAGAGCGTCGTTCACGATGTAAACCTTGAGGAAGCTAAAAAGCTCAACATCCCCGTTGTCAGGAGGATAACAGGCGGTGGGAGCGTCTTCCACGACGAGTTCGGTGAGATAACCTATTCAGTCGTCGTCGGCGAGAACTTTCATCCGGCTTTGAAAAACGTCGAGACGAGCTACCGCTACCTGGCCGGCCCGCTCGTGGATGCTTTGGGGGACCTCGGGCTTAACGCTGGCTTTTCTGGTCTCAACGACATCGTGGCAAACGGGAAGAAGATAAGCGGCTCAGCCCAGACGAGGAGGAAGGGTGTAATCCTTCAGCATGGCACCTTCATGTACGCGACGCGCGTTGACGTGCTTGGTAGAGTTCTCCGCGTTTCGAAGGCGAAGCTCGCAGATAAGGGCGTTTCGAGCATCTGGGAGCGCGTTACAACGCTGGAGCGCGAGGGGATAAAGCTGAACCGCTGGGAGGCCTACGAGCTGTTGAAAGAGAGCTTTTTCAGAGCCTTCGAACTCGAGGAGGGGGAGCTTACAGACTATGAGCTTGAACTCGCGGAGGAGCTGATAGAGAAGCGCTATGGAAACCCCGAGTGGAACGAGATGAAGTGA
- a CDS encoding signal peptidase I produces MDEGWKKDVAWFFIAVLIVAGINYGLKIVMHTDSPLVIVISGSMEPVFYRGDVVLLRSVPPSDIHVGDVIVYNAPMYSYPIIHRVREIKTVNLGGKVERCFVTWGDNNPVPDWGEYRLYPTPYGGVPCVPAYAVDAKAVMVFPKIGLIPLWIREHL; encoded by the coding sequence ATGGATGAAGGCTGGAAAAAGGACGTAGCGTGGTTCTTCATAGCGGTCCTCATCGTGGCCGGTATAAACTACGGCCTCAAGATCGTCATGCACACGGACTCACCCCTCGTCATAGTCATAAGCGGCTCAATGGAGCCTGTCTTTTACAGGGGGGACGTCGTCCTGCTCAGGTCCGTCCCGCCGAGCGATATCCATGTTGGAGACGTCATCGTCTACAACGCCCCCATGTACAGCTACCCGATAATCCACAGGGTGAGGGAGATTAAAACCGTGAACCTCGGCGGGAAGGTTGAGAGGTGCTTCGTCACGTGGGGCGACAACAACCCGGTTCCCGATTGGGGGGAGTACAGGCTGTACCCGACACCATATGGGGGCGTGCCCTGCGTTCCGGCCTATGCGGTCGATGCAAAGGCTGTGATGGTTTTTCCGAAAATAGGTCTTATTCCCCTCTGGATCAGGGAACACCTGTGA
- a CDS encoding DUF531 domain-containing protein, with amino-acid sequence MLTLALYNTYDTRKLHEAHLRAIARAGPIAYAFGFHLALVGFPLRGRPLDVAEEVSSHTTIGEGGTYLLELARRNRFHLLDFPRKGFPPQFGTVVATTRKPSDEKEISPLELAERALRGESFIFLVGLGRHGLPGEIFKLARHHMDITGKRISLETCTAIGAIPAKIRTLMEALKWMKAGKRT; translated from the coding sequence ATGCTGACTCTCGCCCTGTACAACACATATGACACCCGAAAACTTCACGAGGCTCACCTCCGGGCTATCGCGAGAGCGGGCCCCATAGCTTATGCCTTTGGTTTCCACCTTGCCCTCGTCGGTTTTCCGCTCCGGGGCCGGCCACTGGACGTTGCCGAGGAGGTATCGTCCCACACCACAATAGGTGAGGGCGGAACCTACCTGCTCGAGCTCGCCCGAAGAAACCGCTTCCATCTCCTCGACTTTCCGAGGAAGGGCTTTCCTCCCCAGTTCGGAACCGTTGTGGCCACCACCCGAAAACCCTCGGATGAGAAGGAGATATCACCCCTTGAACTGGCCGAGAGGGCCCTCCGAGGTGAGAGCTTCATCTTTCTCGTCGGCCTCGGCAGACACGGTCTCCCCGGGGAAATCTTTAAGTTGGCACGTCATCATATGGACATAACTGGTAAAAGGATCAGCCTCGAAACCTGCACCGCGATAGGTGCCATTCCCGCGAAGATAAGAACGCTCATGGAGGCGCTGAAATGGATGAAGGCTGGAAAAAGGACGTAG